The following are encoded together in the uncultured Sphaerochaeta sp. genome:
- a CDS encoding GGDEF domain-containing protein, protein MAAFSRENQIQRIVIALVLVVFVMALYFDSFLQTEPLSGGKVTAWDELWTINIDGQIFAEDVSLPYSLQKPVTNKVISLHHAIPSQLPAEQRTIAFNSSMASVLVKVNNEPIYRFEGPDKGWAIPVFGGTYTHFIRLKESYLGGDLSITFGYTSNNSFAGHFKPVYNGSKTDLLFHELGEWPSLFYGFSLLLIGLLVVLFSLCIQTDEERKSFFYFGLVLLALGGWVFSQTPSKFILFRNPALPMNLSFAALFLLPLFLVNYIIHSYPVGKWASPFLYISHFFASLYILGGALQLFGIMQYTDLLLPCGLFLALFLLSLFTLLVIEYYRGNQDLKSFLIAMGFLLSSIVAEVILLMLGISLDSAVILHFGMAASAVVLFWRSATLMRIKTKSICKEQLLLSLAYSDALTEVGNRAAYDREVSRIHASKDKHVLGILMMDINDLKKINDTQGHTQGDMILRDFAHRVQKILPSRAKVFRYGGDEFIALISDVSEEELQKMAERILSHFSFGNKLHYHVAVGFDRYIPKRKDRFHQCVGRADEAMYACKHSMKQSSSAT, encoded by the coding sequence ATGGCTGCTTTCTCACGTGAAAACCAAATTCAGAGAATTGTGATTGCCTTGGTCCTGGTTGTATTCGTCATGGCACTCTACTTTGATTCGTTCCTCCAGACTGAACCGCTTTCCGGTGGTAAAGTGACAGCGTGGGATGAACTGTGGACCATCAACATCGATGGACAGATATTTGCTGAAGATGTCTCACTCCCCTACTCACTACAGAAGCCTGTTACAAACAAGGTGATCTCACTTCACCACGCCATACCCTCACAACTACCAGCTGAACAAAGAACCATTGCATTCAACTCCAGCATGGCAAGTGTATTGGTAAAGGTGAACAATGAACCAATCTATCGTTTTGAGGGGCCTGATAAAGGCTGGGCAATCCCTGTTTTTGGAGGAACCTACACCCATTTCATCCGCCTCAAGGAATCCTACCTTGGAGGAGATTTGAGCATTACATTCGGCTACACCTCCAACAACTCTTTTGCTGGACATTTCAAACCAGTCTACAATGGGAGCAAGACCGATTTGTTGTTTCACGAACTAGGAGAGTGGCCTTCCCTCTTCTACGGATTCTCACTGCTCTTGATTGGCCTGTTGGTGGTTCTTTTTTCTCTCTGCATCCAGACAGATGAAGAGAGGAAAAGTTTTTTCTACTTTGGCTTGGTGCTGCTTGCTCTCGGTGGATGGGTCTTCAGCCAGACACCCAGTAAATTCATACTCTTCAGGAACCCCGCGCTCCCGATGAATCTCAGTTTTGCTGCACTTTTTCTGCTACCTCTCTTTCTAGTCAATTACATCATCCACTCCTACCCGGTAGGCAAGTGGGCTTCACCATTCTTGTATATCTCACATTTTTTCGCTTCCCTCTACATTCTGGGAGGGGCACTCCAACTCTTCGGTATTATGCAGTACACCGATTTATTGCTCCCCTGTGGGTTGTTCCTAGCACTTTTCCTGCTTTCTCTGTTTACGCTTTTAGTAATCGAGTATTACAGAGGAAACCAAGACCTGAAGTCCTTCCTGATTGCAATGGGATTTTTGCTTTCTTCCATAGTTGCTGAGGTAATCCTACTCATGCTTGGCATTTCCCTCGACAGTGCCGTTATCCTCCATTTTGGTATGGCTGCCTCGGCAGTTGTGCTTTTCTGGCGCAGTGCCACCTTGATGAGGATCAAGACAAAATCGATTTGTAAAGAACAACTCCTACTCAGTCTTGCCTACAGTGATGCTCTCACCGAGGTAGGGAACCGGGCAGCCTATGACAGGGAGGTCTCCCGGATCCATGCATCGAAGGACAAGCATGTACTGGGAATCCTCATGATGGATATCAATGACCTGAAGAAGATCAATGACACCCAAGGACATACCCAAGGAGACATGATCCTAAGGGACTTTGCACATCGCGTACAAAAGATACTCCCCTCCCGTGCAAAGGTTTTCCGCTATGGGGGGGATGAGTTCATCGCACTGATCAGCGATGTTTCAGAAGAAGAACTGCAAAAGATGGCAGAACGGATACTCTCACACTTCTCCTTTGGCAACAAACTCCACTACCATGTGGCAGTAGGTTTTGACCGATACATTCCCAAGAGAAAAGACCGATTCCATCAGTGTGTCGGCCGTGCTGATGAAGCCATGTATGCATGCAAGCATTCCATGAAACAATCCTCTTCAGCTACTTGA
- a CDS encoding NYN domain-containing protein: MRRKNNAIYIDLENIPSALDLKALFEELTLKHNDSPEEENIFVIKMACGNSASIKKMEKQLAEYNFTIRDTPSITTNYKNRADLIISLEALETIIVNTPVIDRYVFITSDSDFTVIMEALRKYGKEVYLVTKEMVSDKPIFNNCCDEILIIESFMNKPKAEEPKESGPPKVKKTDKPAEIIHTKKMDKQVETLMRRVVDSFDPDSWQLVSYVGVKFHQMDKSRMIERSSYHSLGNLLSKLEKEKYIERKLNEKGHPEIRRISN, from the coding sequence ATGCGAAGAAAAAACAATGCTATTTACATTGACCTGGAGAATATCCCTTCGGCTCTGGATCTCAAGGCGCTCTTCGAAGAGCTGACACTGAAACACAATGACTCCCCCGAAGAAGAGAATATTTTTGTCATCAAGATGGCTTGTGGAAATTCTGCTTCTATAAAAAAAATGGAAAAGCAGTTGGCTGAGTACAACTTCACCATCAGGGACACCCCGTCCATCACCACCAACTACAAGAACCGTGCTGACTTGATCATCAGCCTTGAAGCATTGGAAACCATCATCGTAAACACCCCTGTCATTGACCGCTATGTTTTCATCACCAGCGACAGCGATTTCACGGTCATCATGGAAGCACTACGCAAATATGGCAAGGAAGTATATCTGGTTACCAAGGAGATGGTGAGTGACAAGCCCATCTTCAACAACTGTTGTGATGAAATCCTGATCATTGAATCATTCATGAATAAACCCAAGGCAGAAGAGCCGAAAGAAAGCGGTCCTCCAAAGGTAAAAAAAACGGATAAACCAGCTGAGATCATCCATACCAAGAAGATGGATAAGCAGGTGGAAACACTCATGCGACGAGTGGTGGACTCATTCGATCCAGACAGCTGGCAATTGGTGAGCTATGTAGGGGTTAAGTTCCACCAGATGGACAAGAGTCGAATGATTGAACGAAGCAGCTACCACAGTCTTGGCAATCTGCTCTCAAAACTGGAAAAAGAGAAATATATCGAACGAAAACTCAACGAAAAGGGACATCCGGAAATTCGGAGAATCTCGAACTAG
- a CDS encoding RluA family pseudouridine synthase encodes MNPPLPEHPAHTYALHLQQLLLTNGVIDFEGEGKVPIDGFFLPGGGAMFGVLVAHDQNGKEVLLKAFSGSCMGHLNLPGWVDHLVDEAAYHEYLDMFDAPIKEIGKRAEAANNEQERQSHLYERSELSRRALSHYRNLYSIATLDGRQICLDSIFPGGKAPTGSGDCCAIKLLQFAFTHQLHPISMTEFFFGAPTKGSGRSHLRFYGPCDEKCKPILHAMLTLDIVYQDSHIIVVNKDAGLLSVPGKGPQKCDSVETRLRKLMPNIPLQCAAHRLDMDTSGLLILAKDKETHKRMNKQFSEKQVSKSYVALLEGVITQEKGEISLPFRLDVEHRPLQIYDEQQGKWGITCFQRVRVERRSDGTLTTRMIFFPLTGRTHQLRVHSAHEKGLGHPIKGDRLYGSGMRDRLYLHAMTLSFHHPITGEYMEFSTEDPF; translated from the coding sequence ATGAACCCACCACTGCCAGAACACCCAGCACACACCTACGCCTTGCACCTCCAGCAACTTCTACTAACAAACGGAGTAATAGATTTTGAAGGAGAGGGGAAGGTACCCATCGATGGGTTCTTCCTGCCAGGAGGGGGGGCAATGTTCGGTGTCTTGGTTGCACATGACCAAAACGGAAAAGAGGTCCTGCTGAAAGCATTCTCAGGCAGTTGCATGGGACACCTAAACCTTCCTGGTTGGGTTGATCACCTGGTCGATGAGGCGGCATACCACGAATATCTTGACATGTTTGATGCCCCGATCAAGGAGATAGGTAAACGTGCTGAGGCAGCAAATAATGAACAGGAACGCCAATCACATCTTTATGAACGCTCCGAACTTTCCCGTAGAGCTCTCTCCCATTATCGAAATCTCTACAGCATAGCCACGCTTGATGGAAGGCAAATTTGTCTGGACTCCATCTTCCCCGGAGGGAAAGCTCCTACAGGGAGCGGGGATTGCTGTGCCATCAAGCTCCTCCAGTTTGCGTTTACCCACCAATTGCATCCCATCAGTATGACAGAATTCTTCTTCGGAGCGCCTACCAAGGGCAGTGGGAGAAGCCATCTCCGGTTCTATGGCCCTTGTGATGAGAAATGCAAACCAATCCTCCATGCCATGCTTACCCTGGATATCGTGTACCAAGATTCGCATATCATCGTTGTAAACAAGGATGCAGGTCTGCTCTCAGTTCCAGGGAAAGGACCTCAGAAATGTGATAGTGTGGAAACCCGCCTCAGGAAACTGATGCCAAACATCCCCTTGCAGTGTGCTGCCCATAGACTGGATATGGATACATCCGGGTTGCTCATCCTCGCAAAAGACAAGGAAACACATAAAAGGATGAACAAGCAGTTCAGTGAAAAACAAGTAAGCAAGAGCTATGTGGCTCTATTGGAGGGGGTTATCACACAAGAGAAGGGAGAAATCAGCCTTCCCTTCCGTCTTGATGTAGAACATCGTCCTCTCCAGATATATGATGAACAGCAGGGTAAATGGGGAATCACATGCTTCCAGAGAGTCCGAGTAGAGAGGAGAAGCGATGGGACACTGACAACCCGAATGATCTTCTTTCCCCTGACAGGACGAACCCACCAACTCAGGGTGCATAGTGCACATGAGAAGGGGCTTGGGCACCCGATCAAAGGTGATCGCCTGTATGGAAGCGGGATGAGGGACCGTCTCTATCTTCATGCAATGACACTCTCCTTCCATCATCCGATAACCGGAGAGTACATGGAGTTCTCTACAGAAGACCCTTTTTAA
- a CDS encoding GGDEF domain-containing protein, with protein MNATLELDVLSVVLLIFAIALASRSLQSKPNNRWYILSAITLLIVIGTELFAYQVDDIGVSSQIAPHRITNVLGFGLSPIVCYFLFRYISHTKYQQRGKWLFLPFSINGLLSILSYFNGWYFSVDAMNVYRRGPLFALATFNMLFYYGLCIVYLVKTLRAYEASDRPLLLFILATPIGGAAIQIIFPPILTLWPGIALSLLLFYLFSQEQYYSFDVLTGLRNRLTFMRDLSDLQRICKGPATIVVCDVNELKKVNDTYGHTSGDDLLVHTGGLLERCFRGVGKTYRIGGDEFAVITTKEEPLEVERSLSMLESQIKLYNKTKPMPLSLAIGWSWCESCGGNLFNTYVAADNNMYDNKGKMKKGRR; from the coding sequence ATGAACGCGACACTTGAGTTGGATGTACTATCTGTGGTGCTTCTGATTTTTGCCATAGCTTTGGCTTCACGTAGTTTGCAGAGCAAGCCGAATAATCGTTGGTATATTCTTTCCGCTATCACCCTACTTATTGTCATAGGGACCGAGTTGTTTGCCTATCAGGTTGATGATATCGGCGTTTCCTCCCAGATTGCTCCCCACCGAATCACCAATGTACTGGGCTTCGGGCTGTCACCTATTGTCTGCTATTTCTTATTCAGGTACATCTCTCATACAAAATATCAACAGAGAGGCAAGTGGTTGTTCCTTCCCTTTTCCATCAATGGGCTGTTGAGTATTCTCAGTTATTTCAATGGTTGGTACTTCTCTGTGGATGCCATGAATGTATATCGCAGGGGGCCGCTTTTTGCCCTGGCAACATTCAATATGCTGTTCTACTATGGATTGTGTATTGTCTATCTGGTCAAGACGCTACGTGCATACGAGGCTTCAGACCGCCCTCTTTTACTTTTTATTCTGGCAACCCCAATTGGAGGGGCTGCCATTCAGATCATCTTCCCCCCAATCCTGACGCTTTGGCCCGGTATTGCACTCTCCCTGTTGTTGTTCTATCTCTTCTCACAAGAGCAGTATTATTCATTTGATGTGCTTACCGGCCTAAGGAATCGACTAACATTTATGCGTGATCTTTCGGATTTGCAGCGAATATGCAAGGGACCGGCAACCATTGTGGTGTGTGATGTCAACGAACTGAAAAAGGTCAATGATACCTATGGTCATACCAGTGGGGATGACCTTTTGGTGCATACCGGAGGGTTGTTGGAACGCTGTTTTCGCGGAGTGGGGAAAACGTATCGTATCGGTGGTGATGAGTTTGCTGTGATCACCACCAAGGAGGAACCTCTGGAGGTTGAACGGTCACTATCCATGCTTGAGAGCCAAATTAAGCTGTACAACAAGACCAAGCCCATGCCGCTCTCTCTGGCAATTGGATGGTCGTGGTGTGAATCCTGTGGCGGAAATCTATTCAATACCTATGTAGCAGCAGACAACAATATGTATGATAACAAGGGAAAGATGAAAAAAGGACGGAGGTAA
- a CDS encoding creatininase family protein, whose product MDQHVQYAYLSVPQFERRLAEHPVGYIPLGTLEWHGLQNVLGADALQAEGLFIRAARCFGGIVFPPFYLGPDRITDAGDGKSLIGMDSSEATKPHQRLPGSCYWVSKGLFLQMLEALVAQAKRAGFICLIADGHGPSRKAWAELSSQWEKQYDIILLSSLNDFPPETYLALGDHAGRCETSTMMALHPELVNLASLEQDTWPLGVKGEDPRLSSAAYGEYILETTVNAIGQKLQELGL is encoded by the coding sequence ATGGACCAGCATGTACAGTATGCCTATCTCAGTGTTCCTCAATTTGAACGGAGACTGGCAGAGCATCCCGTAGGATATATTCCCCTGGGAACCCTTGAGTGGCATGGGTTGCAAAATGTCTTAGGCGCGGATGCGCTACAGGCAGAGGGATTGTTTATCAGGGCAGCCAGGTGTTTTGGGGGCATTGTGTTTCCACCGTTTTATCTTGGTCCCGATAGGATTACCGATGCAGGGGATGGAAAGAGTTTAATTGGGATGGACTCAAGCGAGGCTACAAAACCCCACCAGAGGCTTCCCGGAAGTTGTTACTGGGTCTCCAAGGGACTGTTTCTCCAGATGCTTGAAGCGCTGGTTGCTCAGGCAAAACGGGCAGGGTTTATTTGCCTGATCGCTGATGGGCATGGTCCCTCCAGGAAAGCTTGGGCAGAGTTATCCAGCCAGTGGGAAAAGCAGTATGACATTATTCTTCTCTCCTCCCTCAATGATTTTCCACCAGAGACGTATCTGGCTTTGGGGGATCATGCTGGACGCTGTGAGACCTCTACGATGATGGCGCTTCACCCTGAGTTGGTGAATCTTGCATCCCTAGAGCAAGATACATGGCCGCTTGGGGTGAAAGGGGAGGATCCAAGGCTCTCTAGCGCCGCCTACGGTGAGTACATCCTTGAGACAACGGTGAATGCGATAGGCCAAAAACTCCAGGAATTGGGCTTGTGA
- a CDS encoding TrmO family methyltransferase, protein MNISCTVIGNVCVGDGYAIQVGEQYRKGLHGLEGFSHILVVWYAHQAMSLPPEALVIPKPYQAGPEQIGIFATRSPYRVNPLCVSVVPVQSIDMENGTIQVHWIDALQDTPVLDIKPYHGSEDRVRDYRTPSWCAHWPKWMEESEDFDWDAEFTF, encoded by the coding sequence ATGAATATTTCATGTACCGTAATTGGAAATGTATGTGTGGGGGATGGATATGCCATCCAGGTCGGAGAACAGTATCGCAAGGGGCTACACGGCTTGGAAGGGTTTAGCCATATCTTGGTTGTATGGTATGCCCATCAAGCCATGTCGTTGCCTCCAGAGGCTCTAGTGATCCCAAAACCATATCAAGCAGGACCTGAACAGATAGGGATATTTGCCACACGATCTCCGTATCGTGTGAATCCGCTTTGTGTATCGGTTGTCCCTGTACAATCCATCGATATGGAAAATGGAACAATCCAAGTCCATTGGATCGATGCATTACAGGATACTCCGGTTCTCGATATCAAGCCATATCATGGTAGTGAAGATCGGGTACGGGACTACAGAACACCCTCATGGTGTGCCCATTGGCCGAAATGGATGGAAGAAAGTGAAGATTTCGATTGGGATGCAGAATTTACATTCTGA
- a CDS encoding effector binding domain-containing protein yields MDGYDNLIATLDYFEQRLRSQNPITTVSELAAHSGYCTHHLSGLFTAHTDIKLKEYLQARILSTIFSHAYSSNTPLNKLALLYGFHDYETFYRACRRRFNDTPSNILQSGLDSPYLQQRIYPQRHQDSDVINGEILTLPEFTLCGLDFFIWPETRSFHRHWQQFEHYKTSIQGQRHESVTLQFTAWKEGEEQTMRVLCGMEVNPASPQETVFSRQSIPKTTYIRFLHTQDVSQIRNTYQYIYGTYFSQNTYQCLGNWELQRYEKNRTTIEIYIPIRM; encoded by the coding sequence ATGGATGGATATGACAACCTTATCGCAACCCTTGACTATTTCGAACAACGATTAAGGTCCCAGAACCCGATTACCACGGTTTCTGAACTCGCCGCCCATAGTGGCTATTGCACACACCATCTCTCCGGACTTTTCACTGCCCATACTGATATAAAGCTGAAGGAATACCTGCAAGCAAGGATTCTTTCTACCATTTTCTCACATGCATACAGCTCAAATACCCCACTCAACAAGCTTGCCCTTCTCTATGGGTTCCATGATTATGAGACTTTTTACCGAGCTTGCAGACGGAGATTTAATGACACCCCTTCCAACATCCTCCAAAGTGGATTGGATTCTCCATACCTACAACAGAGAATCTACCCGCAACGACACCAGGATAGTGATGTCATCAACGGAGAGATTCTCACCTTACCAGAGTTCACCCTATGCGGACTTGACTTCTTCATCTGGCCTGAAACGCGTTCTTTCCATCGTCATTGGCAGCAGTTCGAACACTACAAGACCTCAATACAGGGCCAGCGACATGAGTCCGTGACATTGCAATTCACGGCATGGAAAGAGGGCGAGGAACAAACGATGCGAGTACTTTGTGGTATGGAGGTGAACCCTGCCTCTCCACAGGAAACAGTTTTCTCTCGGCAATCAATACCAAAGACAACCTATATCAGGTTTCTCCATACCCAAGACGTAAGCCAGATCAGGAATACCTATCAATACATCTATGGGACCTACTTCTCACAGAACACCTACCAGTGCCTAGGCAATTGGGAACTGCAACGGTATGAGAAAAATAGGACAACCATTGAGATATATATCCCCATCAGAATGTAA
- a CDS encoding DUF523 domain-containing protein produces MKKPPLIVSACLLGRQCRYDGSSVPFPQAAQLAEHYTLIPVCPEELGGLQTPRCASELLDGRVVTKDGDDITLAFLQGAEKALGIAEEVGCRQALLMDRSPSCGYGVVYDGSFRGTLIPGNGIFASLLETKGFLISTPSYLEVLLG; encoded by the coding sequence ATGAAAAAACCACCACTTATTGTCAGTGCATGCCTGCTTGGCAGGCAATGTAGGTACGACGGATCTTCAGTTCCCTTTCCTCAAGCAGCACAACTGGCAGAACACTATACCCTCATCCCTGTTTGTCCTGAAGAACTGGGAGGGTTGCAGACTCCTCGCTGCGCCTCAGAGCTGCTGGATGGCAGGGTAGTCACTAAAGACGGTGATGATATCACTTTGGCATTCTTGCAAGGTGCAGAGAAAGCCTTAGGAATTGCAGAAGAAGTAGGATGTAGGCAAGCACTCCTGATGGACCGCAGTCCATCCTGTGGATACGGGGTGGTCTATGATGGGTCCTTCCGTGGCACACTCATTCCCGGCAATGGCATTTTTGCCTCACTGTTGGAGACCAAAGGTTTCCTAATCAGCACTCCCTCATATCTTGAGGTGTTGCTAGGCTGA
- a CDS encoding MATE family efflux transporter — MATHTKLMTSGSIQKNLIAFAIPIFLGNLFQQLYHTTDTLVVGNLVGKEALAAITSITSLIMLLVGLFQGIFVGAGVVISTAFGKGDHEGVRKAVHTTIALSLLTSALLTVLGYFFAPMVLHWMRTPQSVFTDAQTYLRIFFLGISTLIFYNTASGILQAVGDSRHPLYFLIVAAILNIALDLIFVGVLGMGIEGTAYATIIAQGVSATLSFRLLLTTPSIVRVHIPSISIHKGYLKQILTFGIPSGIQNSVTSFANVILQSSINLFGASAMAGNGAFMRIQGFAFIPITAFALALTTFTGQNLGAREYDRVKRGARFGVLFAMILAETIGIGMFLGAEPLMRLFSQDPEVIALGVSKAHISSLFLWALALSHAMSGIYRGAGKAIVPMAVMLAIWCIFRIIFISTGLWLFMDIRVIFWAYPVTWTLSSIIFVIYYFRVDWMHQTD, encoded by the coding sequence ATGGCAACGCATACGAAGCTTATGACAAGCGGTTCGATCCAAAAAAACCTTATTGCCTTTGCAATCCCAATTTTCCTTGGGAACTTGTTTCAACAGCTGTATCACACAACTGATACCTTGGTGGTGGGAAACCTGGTCGGCAAAGAGGCTTTGGCTGCCATTACCTCAATCACCAGCCTTATCATGCTCTTGGTAGGACTCTTCCAAGGTATTTTTGTAGGAGCGGGCGTGGTAATCTCCACAGCATTCGGAAAAGGCGACCATGAAGGAGTCAGGAAGGCTGTCCATACCACCATCGCCCTCAGTTTGCTCACCAGTGCACTGCTGACCGTCCTGGGTTACTTCTTTGCCCCGATGGTCCTTCATTGGATGAGAACTCCACAGAGCGTATTCACCGACGCACAAACCTATCTCCGAATCTTCTTTTTGGGCATCTCCACCCTAATCTTCTACAACACTGCAAGCGGAATCCTCCAGGCAGTGGGAGACAGCAGGCATCCACTCTATTTTCTTATCGTTGCTGCAATCCTGAACATAGCCCTCGACCTGATTTTCGTCGGCGTGCTGGGTATGGGTATTGAGGGGACCGCATATGCTACCATCATTGCGCAAGGAGTGAGCGCTACTCTCAGCTTCCGTTTATTACTCACAACTCCTTCAATTGTGCGAGTACACATCCCTTCCATTAGTATTCACAAAGGATACCTCAAGCAGATCCTTACCTTTGGCATTCCTTCCGGCATCCAAAATTCGGTAACCAGCTTTGCAAATGTCATCCTCCAATCCTCAATCAATCTCTTTGGAGCCTCAGCCATGGCAGGAAATGGGGCCTTCATGCGTATCCAAGGCTTTGCCTTTATCCCCATAACGGCATTTGCCTTGGCGCTAACTACCTTTACAGGGCAGAATTTGGGAGCAAGGGAGTATGATCGGGTAAAAAGGGGCGCACGCTTTGGGGTCTTGTTTGCCATGATTCTTGCTGAGACTATAGGAATTGGTATGTTCCTGGGAGCAGAACCCTTGATGAGGCTTTTCAGCCAAGACCCTGAAGTCATTGCATTGGGAGTCTCAAAGGCTCATATCTCCAGTCTTTTCCTCTGGGCTCTTGCGCTCAGTCATGCAATGAGCGGTATCTACCGTGGTGCAGGAAAAGCAATCGTCCCTATGGCAGTCATGCTTGCCATCTGGTGCATCTTCAGAATCATCTTCATCTCAACCGGACTGTGGCTCTTCATGGATATCAGGGTCATCTTCTGGGCATACCCAGTTACCTGGACACTCAGCTCCATTATCTTTGTCATTTATTACTTTAGGGTCGACTGGATGCATCAAACAGATTAG
- a CDS encoding C-GCAxxG-C-C family protein: MNTYSTISTMVHELYYGSDTNCARTMLLVLAKLLDQNLAPQTLQSAVALHGCGGHGDQCGLVEGAVMFIGIYFLERGWNGKEVVCLTYTFAENYHNRFGSLLCRNLRPGGFSAEDAPHLCENLTNESIVFTYHFIMRNSEK, translated from the coding sequence ATGAATACCTATTCCACAATCAGCACCATGGTGCATGAATTATACTATGGATCAGATACCAACTGTGCAAGGACAATGCTTCTTGTCCTTGCCAAACTGCTCGACCAAAACCTCGCACCACAGACACTCCAGAGTGCTGTTGCCTTGCATGGTTGTGGTGGCCACGGGGATCAATGCGGGTTGGTTGAAGGTGCCGTAATGTTTATAGGTATATACTTCCTAGAGAGAGGATGGAATGGGAAGGAAGTTGTCTGTCTTACCTATACCTTTGCTGAAAACTATCACAATCGGTTTGGCTCGCTTCTCTGCAGGAACCTTCGGCCTGGAGGCTTTTCGGCTGAAGACGCTCCCCACCTTTGTGAAAATCTGACCAATGAATCTATCGTATTTACGTATCATTTCATCATGCGTAACAGTGAAAAGTAG
- a CDS encoding MurR/RpiR family transcriptional regulator, whose amino-acid sequence MVQERIRETLSSMSPSFQEVGRWMLDNYDSIGFTSVNELSKIIGVSNASLVRYTQALGFSGYKQFKETVQEELRTKLKPDSNVVLNELDVLPIKKKLQKLADNEIQNLSKTLKGLSVQSLSRMVQGVLQSDRIFVSGFGVSKNIMQIFEYALVSMQIKEVHSITGSISDYSARLASMNSSDCLFIMTMPPYSPEALQVANAAHARKVKVYLFTDSAACPIYPIADSVACSANNSLLLTNSFVGMVAVIQVFINMLLLGSDENLIPHMKAVVATEREGYAWLKSQKEVLK is encoded by the coding sequence ATGGTACAGGAACGAATACGTGAGACCTTGTCTTCCATGTCTCCCTCGTTTCAAGAAGTGGGGCGCTGGATGCTCGACAACTATGACTCTATCGGTTTTACCTCAGTCAACGAGCTCAGCAAGATTATCGGGGTCAGTAACGCCTCCTTGGTACGCTATACGCAAGCTCTTGGTTTTTCTGGATACAAACAGTTCAAGGAGACGGTACAAGAGGAGCTCAGGACAAAACTCAAGCCGGACTCCAACGTGGTGTTGAATGAGCTTGATGTACTCCCGATTAAAAAGAAACTGCAAAAGCTTGCTGATAATGAAATACAGAACCTCAGCAAGACCTTGAAGGGACTGAGTGTTCAATCACTGTCCAGAATGGTCCAGGGAGTTCTGCAGAGTGATCGAATTTTTGTGAGCGGGTTTGGGGTCAGCAAGAATATTATGCAGATATTCGAATATGCCTTGGTCTCCATGCAGATCAAGGAGGTTCATTCGATTACTGGTTCCATCAGTGACTACAGTGCGAGGCTTGCGAGCATGAACAGCTCTGACTGTCTTTTTATCATGACCATGCCTCCATACTCTCCTGAGGCGCTTCAGGTAGCCAATGCAGCACATGCACGAAAAGTGAAGGTCTATCTGTTCACCGATTCTGCAGCATGCCCCATCTATCCCATTGCAGATTCAGTGGCCTGTAGTGCAAACAACTCCTTGTTGCTTACCAACTCCTTTGTCGGCATGGTAGCGGTCATCCAGGTCTTCATAAACATGCTGCTGCTTGGCAGTGATGAGAATTTGATTCCCCATATGAAGGCGGTTGTAGCCACAGAACGGGAAGGATATGCGTGGCTTAAATCACAAAAGGAAGTGTTGAAATGA